Within Campylobacter jejuni, the genomic segment CACCCATCTGTCCAATAAAGTAAAGTATGATTATACAAAAAAATAAATAATACCTAGCTTAAAAAGCTAGGAAAAATCAAAGGCTAAGATAAGCCAAAAGCAAAGTTACAACAACCCCTACTCCAAGAACTGCAAATTGCTTACTTCTATCTTTTTTATTTGCAAACAAAGTAATCATAAGCCCTGAAATATAAAGCATAAATAAAGTAATACCAAAGCCTACACTAAGCACAGAAAAATACCAAGCACCCTTATCTTTATGAAGCATAATCATATCGCCAAGTAAAGATCTTGTTTTTAAGGTAATATTGTATTCATTAGTAGATTTTTGAGTTATATTAGCACTATAATGAGTTCCACCTATTGTTATACCTTTATCTTTACTTTTAATTATATTTGTATTAGATGGTACTTTTAAACCATTTGTTTTTAAATACTCTATTAAAGCTTCTCTTTCTTTACCACTTTCTATAACTTTTGACAATTGATACTGCTCAACTTTTAAGCCCACATCTTGATTAATACCAAAAATATACGCTATACCCGTTAAAGCAAAAAGCAAAGCACAAGGCAAAAAGAACAAACTAAGATAGATATGAACCTGTCTAAACAATTTATTTTTATTGATCATTTTAACTCCTTTTTGATTATCAAAATTTGTGATATTTTGACAAAACAAAGTGAAGCAAAAGTGAATTTTAAATAAAAAGTTTATATTTTTTAAAACAAAGAAAAGAAAAAGCCCTATGATTATAGGGCTTAAGAATTATTTTTTATCAATCACTTGATAATTATAAGGAGCAAGCTCTTTATCATGCTCTAAAAGTTCTTTTGGAGGATTGCCATTAACATCTTTTTCATCTGCATAGTAACGCTCTCCAGCTTTATGATTATTAACATCTACTTTATAATAAAGCTCTCCTGGATTAAATTTTTGAATATCTTCAAAACCTAAATTTGAAGTTTTAAAATCTTTAATTCCATTTGCCGCTGCAATTTCTACAAGTTTAGTTTGTCCCATTCTTGCCATATCAACAGCTTGCAATAACATTCTTGAAGCTTCGCGAGGATTATGGAAACCAGTTGAGTTTTCAGCATTAACAAAATCCGCTCTCATTTGAGCTTTACGATGAAGTTCTAAAACTTCTTTTAGTTCTTCGCTAATTTTTTTCGCATCAGCTTTTCCATCGCTTTGGAATTTTTCCATATTACCTAGTTCATCGCGTAGTTTTTTAGTATCCATAATCAAACTAACAATTGCATACTCTGCAGTTCTTTGATCATGCGCAACGCTGTTTTGTATGTCAAGCACTTGAGCTTTTAAATAATCTTCGCTTTGTTTATGACAAGACTTACAAGCAGAGTTAATATCTCTTAAAGGAGAAGTGATATTGTGTTGAGTAACCTTTTTAGCTCCTTCTCTAACATAAGGCATATGACAATCCACGCAACTTACCCCATTTGCAGCATGCACACCGCCACTATAAAGTTCGCTTTCTGGATGTTGAATTTTAATAATTTGTGCCCCTGTTAATTTATGAGTAAAATCAGCTCCAAATACTCCACGAACTTTATCATAATAATCATCTAGCATTTCAATTCTAAATGGCTGTCCTTTTTTCCACTCACTCCAAGGAAAAGTTAAAACTATACCATCGGTTTCAATCTCTTTAGCTTTATTACCATCTCTCCAAAATTCATACTCATCATAATTTTTCTGAGTTCCATTCCACCATTTTTTAGAACTATCATCTACAATAGTTTCACCCATTACTTTTACTTTTTCCCCTGTTGGCTTAAAATAGTATTCAACATGGCATTGAGAGCAAACCAAAGTTCTCATTTCTTCTCTTGTAGCTTTTACACCTTGCACTGGATCTTTTTCATATCCTCTAGAAACTAAAGCATTAATAGCTGCTGGACGAGTAAGTCTTAAACTCATATCATTTGGATTGTGACAATCTGCACAAGTTACACCCATTCTTTTACCACCATGTGGGCCTGCATGTTCAGGTGAATTTTCTACTATACCATCAACAGCTGGGATATTTTTAATCATAGTCCAATAATTTGTAGAGTTAAAAGCAGTAAAATCTCCTTTAGCAACATTTTTTATAAGCCATGGAGTCCATCCACTATGACAATTCATACAAGCTGCGGGTTGACCTTTAAAAGCAGCAAGTCCATGGGCATTAAGAAAATCTTTGTTATTTCTTGCTGTTTTCATTTGATCTACTTGAACCCAAAAATGCCCTCTTTCTTCATTGAAATCAAGGCTAAAAGGATATCCTGCCCAAAGTATAGTTAATTGAGGAAAGCGAATCAATTTTGAATAAGCTAAATTACCACCAAATTCAGTAGTCTTAGGCTCTTCTTTTTCAACCGTTAAATACATTTTTAGCTGCTCTGGAAAAACCTTACCCCATTTTTCAAAATTTGGATCATCATCACTAAGCAAAGAAAAATCAGCATTTGCTGCAATGGCATTTTTATTTGCTTCATCTTCTTTTTTTTGATTGATATCATTATTTAGCCATAAAACTCCCGCTATAAGTAAAACCAAAACGACAATACCTAAGCGTAAAATATTTTTTTTCATTCATCTTCTCCTTATTAAATTCCGTGTTTATGTCCAACATCTTTATGACAAGAAGCACAATTTAATGACTTGTCTGCATGTGGATTTGTTGTAGCATTGATAGCTGTTTGAGCAAAATCTGCATGACAGCGTATGCAGTTTTCTTGCACCATTTTTCTGCTTTTTTCAGTCGCACTCAAATTTGTAGGCAACTCATCAAGTTTAAAAGTAAAAGCATAAGCATGTCCTAAACCACTTTGCGCTTTAGCTATCCACTTAGCTACAAAATTATGTGGCAAATGACAATCCACACAAGTTGCTCTTGGTTCGCCTTTGACTTTTTGAGAGTGTGGTCCTGCCATGTATTCGTTATAAACTTCATTCATAATATGGCAGTTATTACAAGATTCACTTGCATTGCTTAAATAAGATGTGCCCTTAGCGTTATAAAAAGTATAAAACCCAACCGCAAAGAAAACAAAAAGCAAAACAAGAAAAATAGTAAAAAGATTCGAAGTTTTCTTCAAAATTTTCCTCCTTAAAATTATCATTTCTTAAAATCTTCAATGAAACAACAATGTCACAGAATTTCCCAGAAATAAATTTTGTGATTTTAACATAGATGAATTTAATATAATTTTAAAGATATATTTACTCTTAATTAACCTAAAAAATTTAAAACTTTTATTCAATAATTTCAAAA encodes:
- the nrfH gene encoding cytochrome c nitrite reductase small subunit, yielding MIILRRKILKKTSNLFTIFLVLLFVFFAVGFYTFYNAKGTSYLSNASESCNNCHIMNEVYNEYMAGPHSQKVKGEPRATCVDCHLPHNFVAKWIAKAQSGLGHAYAFTFKLDELPTNLSATEKSRKMVQENCIRCHADFAQTAINATTNPHADKSLNCASCHKDVGHKHGI
- a CDS encoding membrane protein, with the translated sequence MINKNKLFRQVHIYLSLFFLPCALLFALTGIAYIFGINQDVGLKVEQYQLSKVIESGKEREALIEYLKTNGLKVPSNTNIIKSKDKGITIGGTHYSANITQKSTNEYNITLKTRSLLGDMIMLHKDKGAWYFSVLSVGFGITLFMLYISGLMITLFANKKDRSKQFAVLGVGVVVTLLLAYLSL
- the nrfA gene encoding ammonia-forming cytochrome c nitrite reductase subunit c552, with amino-acid sequence MKKNILRLGIVVLVLLIAGVLWLNNDINQKKEDEANKNAIAANADFSLLSDDDPNFEKWGKVFPEQLKMYLTVEKEEPKTTEFGGNLAYSKLIRFPQLTILWAGYPFSLDFNEERGHFWVQVDQMKTARNNKDFLNAHGLAAFKGQPAACMNCHSGWTPWLIKNVAKGDFTAFNSTNYWTMIKNIPAVDGIVENSPEHAGPHGGKRMGVTCADCHNPNDMSLRLTRPAAINALVSRGYEKDPVQGVKATREEMRTLVCSQCHVEYYFKPTGEKVKVMGETIVDDSSKKWWNGTQKNYDEYEFWRDGNKAKEIETDGIVLTFPWSEWKKGQPFRIEMLDDYYDKVRGVFGADFTHKLTGAQIIKIQHPESELYSGGVHAANGVSCVDCHMPYVREGAKKVTQHNITSPLRDINSACKSCHKQSEDYLKAQVLDIQNSVAHDQRTAEYAIVSLIMDTKKLRDELGNMEKFQSDGKADAKKISEELKEVLELHRKAQMRADFVNAENSTGFHNPREASRMLLQAVDMARMGQTKLVEIAAANGIKDFKTSNLGFEDIQKFNPGELYYKVDVNNHKAGERYYADEKDVNGNPPKELLEHDKELAPYNYQVIDKK